The Natrinema sp. SYSU A 869 DNA segment GGCAGTTGACGAGTGACCGCATAGACAGTTCAGTGAGTTCTGTCTACGCCGATCGCTTCCCCCAGAGCCGGTGTTCTGGACCCTGTCTCTCCGAGGACGGTATGACGGTAGTTCCCTCTCAGAACGGTCTTGTGCCGTTCAGTAGAACGTCTCGCCGTTCTTCGCCTTTTCGACGAACAGATCGCAGGGGAGCGTCTTGGCGAGCTTGTCGGTGTCCTCGTGGCAGCTCGCCACCTCGATCAGTTTTTCGAGGGCGATGTCGGCACCGACCTCGTCGGCCTTCTCGAGGGGCCCATCGGCCAGTTACCGCCCAGCCGGGCACCGGTGTCGATATCCTCGACGCTGGCGACGTCGTTCTCGACCATCTTGGCGGCCTCGTTGACGATCGGGGCCCAGACCAACAGCGTGTCGAACTCCTGCCCGGCGTCGACTGAGATTTGCGGTTCGTCGCGCTCGTCGTATTCGTAGAACCCCGCGTCGGCTTTCCGACCGTACCGCTCCTTCTCGTAGAGCTGGTGGAGGAGCGGGCAGACCTCCGTGTCGTAGGACATCGGGCAGTCGTCCTCGAGGTGATCCTGCTCCCCCTCGACGCGGATCTGGATGCCGCCCGTGAAGTCGGCGAGTTCGAACGGTCCCATCGGGAATCCTTTCTTGTATTTCATCGCGGAGTCGATCTCTTCGAAGGAGTGTTCGCCTCGATAGGCCATCCAAGCGGGCCCCTCGCCGTAGGGCCGCATGAGCCAGTTGACGATGAACGAGGAGATGTCCATCTTACAGCGGATCGGTGTCTTCCCGAACGACTCGATGAGCGACTCCGCGGTGTCGGCCACGCTCTCTGGCGTGTGTTCGGTCATGATGACCTCGACGAGCTCCATCAGCATCGGGGGATTGAACCAGTGCGTCCCGACGACCCGTTGGGGTCGTCGGTCGACTTGGCAAGTTCGGTGATGTTGAGCCCAGTGGTGTTCGTCGCGAGGATGGCGTCTTCGGGCGCCGTCTCGTCGAGATCCGCGAAGATGTCCTGCGTGACCGACTGCTGTTCGACTGCCGCTTCGGTGACGAAGTCCGCGTCGACGACGGCGTCGTCGAACTCGGTGGTGAAGATGAGCCGGTCGAGCGCCGCCTCCGTCTCCGCCTCGGTGGCGTCGTCCTTCCCGTAGGACCACTCGATCTCCTCCGCCGCTTCCTCGAGTTGCGACTCGTCGATGTCGGTGATCGCCGTCTCGTAGCCGGCCAGCGCTGCGACGGCGCTGATTCCACGTCCCATCTGTCCTGCACCGATCACTGCCACGGTTTCGATGTCGTCGATACCCACGACAATACCTACGAATATTTCGATTACCTATAAATAGGTATGGCAATGCTACCGCTCTTTGTGACCACTCCAACGGCTCGTCTCGTTCCACTGGAGGATCGCCCCGTCAGTGATAGGTCGATGATTCCGACAGCGACCACCGGCGGCTGTCGGCAGAATACCCGCGATTGCAGGCGCTGTTCGCGTGTCTTCGGACGAATCGGATCGACCGTCCAGATCTCTCTATCGACGACTCAACCGTCGACGATCCCCACTCGTCCCTCTGGGAGATCGATCGGGAGCCATCCGACTCGGCGGTCGAACCACGTAGTCGTTGTCATCGGATCGAACCAGTCGAACGCCCGCTGGTCGGCGGCGAGGAGGACACAACATGGTAAGTCTCCGTACCGGGAGACCCGGTCGTCTAGCCATCCGCTGTCCAGTGGCGCCGCCAGGATCACCGCGCTACCCGGGAAGTAGGCGAGTTCAGCCCCGAGTCCCTCGTCTCGGTCTCGCTTCGGCTCGGAAAGTCCGAACGCGCGTCGATAGCGGTTAGAAGCCTCTCCGAGACTCTCGACTCCGATGACGGCCGCATCGATTCCGGTGACACCGATCTGGTCCGCGCTTTGACCTGGGGTGATTCGTCGATTTCGAGGGGTGAGGTTCTCGATGACGAACGGGAGCGACGTTCCGGGCTCGCCATCGCCGAGATACGCGAGCAGCCAGGCCGCTTGGTTCCCGTTCGGTGTTTCGCGCTCGTGACGATCGGTGACCGCTACCGGAACCTCGCGCGCTCGCATCTGCTCGGCTAGAGATTCTATGCCGGTCGTTTCCAGTGCCCATCCGCACGGCCCTACATCATTGCGGATGAAGTCGGTACGCCTGTCGGGGCAACCGGTCTCAGTCGCTGCGATCAGTTCGATGTAGGACCCGTCCTCGAACCCGATCAGAGAGTTGTGCGTCGCGTCGTGTTCGTGTTCGCCACCGTATTCGGGTACGAGGCCGACATCGGCAAACGCCGTCTCCAGCTCGTCCAGAACCGATCCACCGATCACTACATGATCGACGTAGTGATCACCTAAGCATGCTCGCTCGACCATAGCAAACCATCGACCTCAGTTATCATAAATACTGACCCGGGAACGAGCCGCTTCGTCGCAATTCCGAGCCGAAGCGACGGCTGCGGACTGAGGTTCCACGGCCCGACGGAGGAAACGCGCCGACCTAGATATGGCCCATAAAAATTAACTATCTCCTCGTCGGGAATCGCTTATGACCGTTCTCGAGCGCGAACCGGATGGCGAGATCCTCCGACTGACCCTGTCCCGACCTGAGAAGCTCAACGCGTTGAACGAGAGGTTGCTCTCCGAACTCGTCGAAGCACTCCGCGAGGCGAGTGGGGAGTACACAGTTGTCGTCATCGAGGGAGCCGGTGACGCCTTCACCGCTGGCGCTGACCTCGATGAAGACTCGGTCGGAACGGAACGCATCGGACTGTTCCAAAAAGTCACGCGCGCCGCTCGAGCGTTCGACGGCATCGTCATCGGGAAACTCCACGGATACGCTATCGGCGGCGGGTTCGAACTCACGTTCTCGTTTGACCTGCGGTACGCCCAGGAGAGGACGACATTCCGACTCACCGAGTCAGAGATCGGCGTGACCGTCTCGAATGCGACGTCTCGCCTACTGCCGCTACTGGTCGGCGACGGTCGGGCTCGAGAAATCGTCTTTACGGGCCGTCCGATCGAGGCCGCTGAAGCCGCAGACATCGGACTCGTTTCGGGAGTGTACTCCGAGGGACGACTCGAGGAGGCGGTCCACGATGTCGCCCACGATATCGTCGAGAACAAATCCAGAAAAGCATTGCGCTACAATAAGGATCTCTTCAATAGCGCCGTCACGGTGGACCGCGCTCTGGACTACGAAGAACTGCGAAATGCCAAGCTACGCGAGGAATCCGACGAGTTCTCACAGAGTTCGCCGGACTAGATGACGCGGTTTCGCATCTCGTCGAGGCGGCCCGCTGAGTAGTGGTCGTAGTTCTTTGCAAACAGAACACCACACCCCTGGAGGAACCGGTCGGTCGTTCCACCGGCGTGAGGGGTGACGATTATGTCTTTCGTGTTCCATATCGGCGAGTCGGGCGGGAGTGGCTCTTCCTCGAACACGTCGAGCGCCGCACCAGCGATATAGCCGCGCTGGACCGCGACCGAGACGTGTTGCTCCTCCACGATCTCCCCCCGTGCGACGTTGATCAGGACGGCCGACCGTTTCATCGACTCCGACAGTTCCTTGATCGATATCATCCCCTTCGTCTCGTCAGTCAGCGGACAGGCGATAACGACGTAGTCCGATTTGCCGAGCACAGTATGCAATTCGTCGGGCAGATAAATCTCGTCGACGGAATCGGGGACGTCGCTCAAATCGCGCTTTAGACCGACCACATCCATCCCGAACGCAGTACAGAGCTCTGCGACTCGCCGTCCGATCTGGCCCAGTCCAAGTATCCCGACGGTTTGTCCGTTAAGTTCGCCGCTGAACTGGAGCTGCCATTCCGTCCGCTCTTGGTTGCGAATCGCATGATTGAGATTGCGCTCGAACGCGAGCATGAGACTGAGGGTGTGTTCAGCGACTGCATTACTGTTGGCGCTCGACGCAGTCGTCACGACGACGTCCTCGCGCTGAAGACGATCGAGTGGAAAATGATCGACCCCGGCCGAGAGCGTGTGCATCCATTCCAAGCGCTCAGCGTTGTCGAGGTGGTCTGACGTTGGATGAAGAGCGATGACCGCGTTTGCCGTCCTGATCTTGTCGACACCGTCTGAATAGTTGCCCGCAACTGTCACATCGATATCCGGGTGCCGGTCGACGATCGGCTCGACTAGATCCGCTGTCGTCTCTGGTGTCTCCGAGGGCATACCTGACAGGATTAGCACGTCTATTGGTGACATCCTACATTCCTTTCCACTTAGAGAGTTAAAACTCTCATGTTGCGGAAAGATAGTCGCCTCGTTTGTAATCAGTTTCCGAGGGACGGAACAGCGTCTACTCCTGGAACGCGGTTTGTCCGTCCGCGGTGAGAGACAAGAGGCACTGTCTAGTTCTGAACCTCCTCAACTGGTGTTTTTCCATCGAGAGCTTGATGCGGTCTTTGCTGGTTGTAGTAATGTACGAACTGTTCAAGCCACTCGCGGACGCTAGCCCGACTTCCCACCCACGAGCTATGGAAGCAGTCGACACGCATTTTGAGGGTGTGAAACCACTTTTCGATCTGTCCCGTTTCGAGTATTTAAACTCTACCGATGTACTCTATGTTTAATCTATCAAATAGGGGGTGTATAGAGTCGTTCAGCGACTGCAAGCTCCGTAGAATCTGTTAGAGGGGTTCTTTCCGGCGACGGATAATCAGTTCACGGACCCGTGCTTCGTGGTCTGTACCGCCACGAAAGTAGGCGGTCAGGATCGCTTCAAGATTTCTGACCGGCTAGCTTGCAGATCAACACACTGTTCGGTCAACTCATCCAGTTCGTCTACGAGTTCCTCTGTGACCGCCACCCAAACTCTGTGTTGGGCATTACCTGATGCCTCCTAAGAACGCCTTGCAGCCGCTGCAAAATAATCCCAGCGCCTCAACCGGTTGACAGACTTGCTGTACGACACTACCATATATATACTCGAAACGGGACAGTTTTCGACGTGGTTTCGGTCGGTATAGTTGATCCAACCGCTCAGCCCTAACCGAGAGAGCAGTCCGATAGACGAATTGATCGACGAGAAACTCAGCCTTGGAGAGATCGTGTTTCTCGGTCAATTTATGCAGGAATGCAGC contains these protein-coding regions:
- a CDS encoding 3-hydroxyacyl-CoA dehydrogenase family protein; this translates as MELVEVIMTEHTPESVADTAESLIESFGKTPIRCKMDISSFIVNWLMRPYGEGPAWMAYRGEHSFEEIDSAMKYKKGFPMGPFELADFTGGIQIRVEGEQDHLEDDCPMSYDTEVCPLLHQLYEKERYGRKADAGFYEYDERDEPQISVDAGQEFDTLLVWAPIVNEAAKMVENDVASVEDIDTGARLGGNWPMGPSRRPTRSVPTSPSKN
- a CDS encoding 3-hydroxyacyl-CoA dehydrogenase NAD-binding domain-containing protein; the encoded protein is MGIDDIETVAVIGAGQMGRGISAVAALAGYETAITDIDESQLEEAAEEIEWSYGKDDATEAETEAALDRLIFTTEFDDAVVDADFVTEAAVEQQSVTQDIFADLDETAPEDAILATNTTGLNITELAKSTDDPNGSSGRTGSIPRC
- a CDS encoding VOC family protein, encoding MVERACLGDHYVDHVVIGGSVLDELETAFADVGLVPEYGGEHEHDATHNSLIGFEDGSYIELIAATETGCPDRRTDFIRNDVGPCGWALETTGIESLAEQMRAREVPVAVTDRHERETPNGNQAAWLLAYLGDGEPGTSLPFVIENLTPRNRRITPGQSADQIGVTGIDAAVIGVESLGEASNRYRRAFGLSEPKRDRDEGLGAELAYFPGSAVILAAPLDSGWLDDRVSRYGDLPCCVLLAADQRAFDWFDPMTTTTWFDRRVGWLPIDLPEGRVGIVDG
- a CDS encoding enoyl-CoA hydratase/isomerase family protein, producing MTVLEREPDGEILRLTLSRPEKLNALNERLLSELVEALREASGEYTVVVIEGAGDAFTAGADLDEDSVGTERIGLFQKVTRAARAFDGIVIGKLHGYAIGGGFELTFSFDLRYAQERTTFRLTESEIGVTVSNATSRLLPLLVGDGRAREIVFTGRPIEAAEAADIGLVSGVYSEGRLEEAVHDVAHDIVENKSRKALRYNKDLFNSAVTVDRALDYEELRNAKLREESDEFSQSSPD
- a CDS encoding D-2-hydroxyacid dehydrogenase, with protein sequence MSPIDVLILSGMPSETPETTADLVEPIVDRHPDIDVTVAGNYSDGVDKIRTANAVIALHPTSDHLDNAERLEWMHTLSAGVDHFPLDRLQREDVVVTTASSANSNAVAEHTLSLMLAFERNLNHAIRNQERTEWQLQFSGELNGQTVGILGLGQIGRRVAELCTAFGMDVVGLKRDLSDVPDSVDEIYLPDELHTVLGKSDYVVIACPLTDETKGMISIKELSESMKRSAVLINVARGEIVEEQHVSVAVQRGYIAGAALDVFEEEPLPPDSPIWNTKDIIVTPHAGGTTDRFLQGCGVLFAKNYDHYSAGRLDEMRNRVI